TAACTCAAATTTTAGTACTCTCTTAATCATCATCCACGGTGACAATTTTTTGTCGACAAAAGCATGGTATAAGAGGAAAGTTTGGAataaaatggaaacattttgcAAAACTCAATATTTTAATTTAGCATCCCTAATTTAACACATTTTCCTAAAGAGCAAAGCGAATGTTATCTCCATACATCAAGTAAAGGTGCCAAATAATGTATCACGCAATGTTTAAAGACTCAGGTTCTATTTTCGTTTCTAAGCTGTTGATAAGtttaaaagaaaccttttctGCTCGTCAAATATTTCGCACTCTATCTGTATGTCTTTGCCTCAAAGCGTCAATTAAATTCTTGCACTCCTCTCTAAAGCTTGCGTTTATACATCCAAAAATGATAGGATTGGCAATGCTGCTCAACCCAACGAAATAGGTAGCCAGAAAATAAACCTGTCTTGGTAAGCGATATCCTTCGAAGGCTGTGTCAATAGACGTGATGATATAGAGCGGTGTCCAGCAAACGAAAAACCCTAAAACTATTGCAAATAATGTTTTAGTGATGACAATTTCATCGGATGACAGCTTGTTCGTAGCGCTAGCGTTTCGCACGGCAGACGTTGTGACGTTGTTTTGGAAGCGTTTAGTATGGCGTATTACGGTGCGGTAAATGCGAAAATAACAGAACGTCACCACAAACATGGGTAACACCgtgaaaaaaatgattctgTATAGGGCCTGTTTTTCTCTAGTGTTCGCGATTGTGTAGAAACAAATCATCATTCCTGGATGGAAAGCGAATTCGTGCCCGCGAAGAAGGTACGGCAAAGGGGCGGTTAAGGCACACAGCGAAACGACAGCTATCGATAATAAAATGTACTTCTTGTCATTAAAAAATGTGACGTAAATTTTAGGATGAAAAACTCTTGTGTAACGGTTGATAGCGGCAAGAGGAAATAAAAGTTGAGCAGTGTAGGCCAACACAGCACACCAGTATCCTTGAAACTGACATGGAAACCAATTAAATGTCCAACCTCCTTTGACCGAAACATCGCACAGAAAAGGCATGACTAAAGAGGCCATGAGAAGATCCGCGGCTGCTAAAGCTAAAACGTAGATATTTGTGATTCGACGAAGGCGTTCGTTGTTGTAAACGGTCCAACAGAGGATCATGTTGAGCAACAACGCCAGAATATTCAAAACGACACAGAAAGTCGTTTCGACCGCCGCTGTAGATTTTGATCGGTTAGAAAGCTGTGAAGCCAAGACTTCAGTGTCTAGGGAACTCAAAGACAAATTAACCGACATTTTCAAAACACGCTGGTGTTTTAGGCGTCTTGAAAAATGAACCACTTGTTAAGTAGAGTGAAATACCAAGTTTAAATTGTATTCGTTCTATCAgagattttaaatttaaatgaatatgaatattaataaaaaaatttcgtcATTAACTATTCTAATTGCAATCTATTCACAAATAAAACACTTTTCAACGATAGAATAAAGATCCGCGATAATGAACCTTAAACGGCTAGCAAATTAGTTGTCAAAGTTTTATAAACCCTAACTCCATCTGTTCCTCAGCTTCATAATTTAATTCTAGAAGAAAAGTAcgttttcaatgcttttttcaGTCTTATATCAAGGACgaactagaaaaaaattttcaagcgCAAAACGTTCATTGTAGACTGAAGATTTATTACAATAAACACATTTTCGAAGTAAAAGGGAGTTCGATTGATTTATAGCAAAGTTAAATATTGTTTCATAAACCCCTGGTGagatgtaaattattttcagacaAATACTACTAAAACCTACCAGCACGAACAGTTTTCTCCATGGGAACATATAATTATATTTCACATCAGACAAAGCACAGGTTCCCATTATGATAGTTGCTttacaattttacaaaaaaaattcaaaataaggTAAGAAAGGGCTTGGCTTGACCGGCGAAATAAaacgagaaagaaagaaagaaaaaacgtcTTGACCTCGTTATTGTGTGTAGATGACATGgactgttttaaaaataaatgaacatcTGACCTATTATCCATTTGTTAAGAATCTCTAAATTTAGCACATTTTTAACAATGCCTTGTTTTGTTATccctattattattactacgATATTATCATGTGACTCGTTTTGCCTCTAGCGAGCCTTTATTGAAAAACATGAGGAATGAATAGTCCCCTCTTGAGGGACACACGCGGAGGCGCAAGTGGAGCCGGAAAAAAGAGAGTAGCAGAGCATACGAACCTGCGAGATGCAGGATGAAAACAggcaagaaaaaaggaagaacttGAAAGACTGTCGGTCATTTGACAAAacacttattgactgagttaggTTGGGCCGGACGGGACGTACTTCGTCGGTCTTTAACATCGAGGTAGGCCCCTCTCTGATCAGTTGAGTACAAAGCATGCGCGCCAACGTAGCTGATTTTGTCTCCGTTTcctaattgtttttttaagctTCCCTCTCAATGCAAAAGAGCATGCGCTAATTGCCAGGATAATGAATAGTCttccattttgttatttcattacATGCGTCTTTTTTCAAACATCTTTCAAAGTGATTTGGTTCCTTTTATGATGTGTTGCACATGATCGTATCACTGCTCATAATTTAACGAGTGATTATCATGAGTCAATCGTGGGTAACCTCGAAAAACACTACACCTCTATTCTACAGGCAAGCTCAGACGTCTCACAGAGTGACGGGTTGAAACGCAGCCTGCGCGGTTCCTGCTAAGAACAAAAGACACTGGAAAATCTGCCCCAAATCAAGTACCTTCTTTAACTCACTTCAAAAATACCAGAATGATTATTGGTACCCACAAACGGCAAAGCTGTCAATCGTTATTCATTAGCTAGAAAACGACTTAGATTTACGAGTCACTGGGAAAGTTATTTCTATAGACTAAATGCGAAAAGATAACTTTTTGGTAGAAGTTGAGAAATAATTATCGGAAGTA
The sequence above is a segment of the Pocillopora verrucosa isolate sample1 chromosome 5, ASM3666991v2, whole genome shotgun sequence genome. Coding sequences within it:
- the LOC131768604 gene encoding melatonin receptor type 1A-like; the encoded protein is MSVNLSLSSLDTEVLASQLSNRSKSTAAVETTFCVVLNILALLLNMILCWTVYNNERLRRITNIYVLALAAADLLMASLVMPFLCDVSVKGGWTFNWFPCQFQGYWCAVLAYTAQLLFPLAAINRYTRVFHPKIYVTFFNDKKYILLSIAVVSLCALTAPLPYLLRGHEFAFHPGMMICFYTIANTREKQALYRIIFFTVLPMFVVTFCYFRIYRTVIRHTKRFQNNVTTSAVRNASATNKLSSDEIVITKTLFAIVLGFFVCWTPLYIITSIDTAFEGYRLPRQVYFLATYFVGLSSIANPIIFGCINASFREECKNLIDALRQRHTDRVRNI